Part of the Meiothermus cerbereus DSM 11376 genome, GGATAAGCCAGCCCCCAGTACTGGGCGTACCGTGTTCCAGCGACTGAGGAGTCCGCCCGAATAAAGGATGAAGATAAGCGCCACCGTACCTACGAGCTGAGCAGCGTAGTAGTTATCGAACCAAATCCCTCCTGGCCCATCGCTCCCGGCCAGCATCCCGATAACCAGAAACAACAGCAGTCCCGGCACCCCAAGCCGCCCCCCGAGCTTGGTGGCCAGCACGCTGAGGAGCAGCAGAGTGGCGGCAACTAGCAGAAGGGTCTCTGGTCTCGGCAAATACACCTCCACATACCCCGGCAAAACCGCGGGGAACGCTGGTACTTCGGTGCGTGAAGCACCCCGGCTTCAGTATGCAGTTAAGCCAGCCCCAAAGCAGGGCCTCAGTGCCCAATTCGGGTGTGCAGGTCGCCGATGCCCTCGATGGCCACTTCCACGAGGTCGCCGGGCTTCAGCTCGCCCACCCCCTCGGGGGTGCCGGTGAGCACCACGTCGCCGGGTTCCAGGGTCATGAAACTGCTGATGTAGGAGAGGATTTTGGCCACCGGGAAGATCATCAGGCTGGTGTGGGCCTCCTGGCGCAGCTCGCCGTTTATATAGGTGCGCAGGGTGGTGTTTTGCGGATCGAGCGAGGTTACCAGCCAGGGCCCCAGGGGGCAGAACTTGTCGGCAGACTTGGCCCGCACCCATTGCAGGTCGGTTTTTTGCTTGTCGCGGGCGGTGACGTCCAGGGCGCAGGTATAGCCCAGCACGTGCTCGAGGGCCTCGCTTTCGGGCACGTTCTTCATGCGGCTCTCAATCACCACCGCCAGCTCCCCTTCGTAGTGCAGCAGGTTGGTGAAGCTGGGGTAAGGCACCGCATCGCCGGACTGCTCGGGGCGGGCCGGGTTGGCGGGGTGGGCCAGGGCATTGGGGGCTTTCAAGAAGAGCCCCGGCTCTTTGGGAAGGTCGCCGCCAAAATCGTGGCCCATTTCGCGGATGTGATCGAGGTAATTGCGGCCAACACACACAATCTTGCTGGGTGTGGCCGGGGCCAGCAGGGTCACACCCCCCAGATCAAAATGACGGCCCGTGGGGTTGCCCGCCGGGCCGTCGGTTTCGTGAATCAACTCGCCTTCCAGTATGCCCCACTGACCTGCGTCAAACCGTACAAGCTTCATAGTGGCTCAAGTATACCGCTGATCGCAATTCCTGCCTTGGGACGTTTGGCTCAGGCTCATACCCCATTGGCCCCACCCATCCAGGGGAAAGTCCCATCCAGTCGGCGGCTTCTACCCTCGAGGTCACAAAACGCCTCGCAGGTGAAGTGTTAGAGTCTAAATAAGCAACCCCGAGGTTTGCCTCGAGGAAAGTACGAGAGGAGCAGATATGAGCGCACTTTTACTCTGGATTCTGGGCGTTCTGGGTGTACTGATTTTGCTCTGGGGCCTGACCCGCCTGCAAAAGGGCGGGCTGGCCTGGATGGGCCTTGGTTTGCTACTGGGCCTGGCTGGGCTGGGTGGGGCCTGGCTGCACCAGCAGTATGGCACCTCGGTCTTCTGGGGGCTGGGAATGCTGGGTGTTCTTTTGCTGGTCTGGGCCCTGCTCAACCTCAGGAGCCGCCTGGCCGGCTGGACAGCCACTCTGGCCGTGCTGTTGGCGCTAACTGGCTTTGGCAGCATCGTACTCCTAAACAGCAGCAGCCCCAACCTGCTCACCTCGGGCGCCATCTCTGACCCACTAAGTGGCTTCCGCACCAACCCCACTGCCCCTACCTCGTCCGACACCCCTGGGGCTGCGCCCGTTCAGCCGTCGGAGCCCAGTCCAACCCCTGCCAGCCCCGAAACCACCTCGCCTGCACCCGGATCTAGCATCCCTCAACCCTCGCCTGAACCCTCGCCACCACCCTCCGAACCCAGCCCTGCCCTGCCTGCCCCTACCCCACCCTCACCGTCGGCTGTTACTGGAAGCGTACGCGAGCTCGAGCCCACCTGCCCCTGCCTTCTCAACGTACAGGTGAAGGCGCCCAACCCCACGGTGCGGATTTTGCAGGGCACCACCGAGATTGCCAGCAGCAGGCTCGAGCGCTCGAGCTTCTTGCTCGAGGCCGGCGACTACACCCTCCAGGTCGAGGCCCCCGGCTACCGCACCTTTAGTGTGCTGATTAATGTACCCCGCAACCAAAACCTGGAAGTAGAGCTCGCACAATAAGCCCCCCAACCAGCCTCCGGCTTGTGGAAGCTGCCAAAAAGCCGCCGCCCCGGCAGGGCAGGTATGGCGTGAAGCCGACCGGGTGGGTTGCCAGAACGGGCCTTTCACGCATCGCTTGCACATTACACTACACCTCAGTATGGTGTAGATATTGTGGGTGAAGTGAGTACACTCTGGCAAACCTACCTCGAGGCCCTGCGCCCCCACCTGAGCGGGCGGGACCATCGGGGCAAAAAAGGCAGCCTGCGCTGGCTGGAAGCCGCGGTGGCCGAGCGGGGCGGGCGGGCGGGCACCGTTCGCAATATTCTGTACAAAGACCTGGGCAGCCCCGAAGAGAAGCTGCGATTGTTTGAAGTTATTTGCGACCTGTACACCGAGTCGGGCCTGGAGGCCCCCAGCCTGCCCTCGGAGCTGGCCCTCGAGTCGGCCCGGCGGGCTTTGGGGCGCGACAAACGCAGGTTGTTCCGCCGTTTTGTGCGGGCGCTGGAACAGGGCGACAAACCCCAGATGGTGGTGGTGGGGGGCGCTGCTACCGGCAAAGGCGTGCTGCTGGCTGCGGTAGAGCGGGCTGTACCGGGCTGTCTGATGGTGAACCTGGGGGGCGAGCTGGCCCAGCACCTGCACCCCCTGGCCGAAAAACTGGGACTGGAGCTCGAGGGCATCCTCTCCCAGCTCTCCCCTACCCAGCCCTATGCCCTGCAGGCCGCCCTGCAAGACGAGCTGCGCAACGAGCTGGCTCGAGCTCTTAACACCTTTGGCAGGCCTCTGCTTTTGCGGGCCGAAAAAGAAGGGCAGATTGGCGGCCTGAGCCTGCGCGATGCCCAGGGCAACCCGGTAGGTCTAGCGGCCTGGGTCGAACCCCTGCTACGCCGCCTAACCATCCCTTTTTTGGCCGGGCTTTCCGAACCTCCGCCCAACCTGGCCTGGCACCCGCTGTCGGCCCCCAGCCGGGCCGAGGCCCGCCGCTACGTGAAAGACCGCCTGCCCGACCTGCCTCCCGAGCGGGTGGAAGCCCTAGTCAACCAGGCCGGGCGCAACTTTGCCGAACTTTCGCGGCTGGTCTTGTTGGAAGCCGCCCAGACCGAAGGCAGCACCCCCGCGGCCCTGGCCGGCTACAACCTGGCCCAGGACACCACCCTGCGCCCCATTCTGTACGCATTGGCCGTTCTCTCGCCCGAAGCCGACCCCGGTGTACCGGTAGCCCTGCTGGAAAAGGCCATTAACAAAAGCCTCGAGCGCCTCTCCCAGGCCGAGCGCGCCCTCCTGACCCCTATGGGCGAGGGCCGGGTACGCCCGGCTTTGCGCAGCCTGCTGCCCGAGGTGCCCGAAAAAGAGGCCCGCAAGCTGCACGCACTGGCCCTGGATTTTTTCAAGGGCGACCTGTTTCGCCTGCTGCACCACGCCCGCGGGGCCCAACGGCTGGACAAACTGCTCGAGCTGCTCTCACAAGACCCCAGCCGGCTGTCGCTCTTGCCCACCCTGTGGGCCGAGTCGCAAAACTGGCCCCTGCCAGAGCGCGAGAAACTAGCCATGACGGTGGTGCGCTACCGTGCCGTGCTGGGCCAGTATGCCCACCCCGAGGCCCTGGAGGCCCTCGAGCTGCTCTTTGCCTCCAGCGACCTCGCCACCCAGTCCTGGGCCAGGGTCAAAGCCGCCGAGGCACGGGTAGACGCCGGGGATTTCCATGCCGCCCTGACCCTGCTACCCCCTCCCGAGACACTTTCGGGCGAAATTGCAGCCGAGGGGCTTTTGGTCTGGGCCGCGGTCGAGCGCTGGCAGGGCGATTACGCCCAGGCCGAAGCCTACGTCCAGCAGGCCCTTTCACTGCCCATCCCGCCCTTTCTGGCCGACCGGGTAAGGCTGTGGCAGGGCCTGGTCGCTAAGGATGCCGGCCGCTTTGACGAGGCCCTGGAGGCTTTGCGCCAGGTCTCGCACGACCCTTTGCTGGTGGGACGGGCCCGCTACCAGTCAGGCGACCTGCTGCTGCGCACGGGGCGGGTCTACGAGGCCGAGGCCCAGATGCGGCAGGGCCTGGAAGCCCTGGAGTCTTCGGGGGCACCGCCAGAAGAGGTGGCCCGGGTACGGGCCCGCTTCGGTACTGCCCTGCGGCGCATTGGCAATTTTGCAGAAGCCGAGAAATATCTGTATCGCTCTATTCACGAAGCCTCCGACGCATTTGTCCGGGCCCGCGCCATGAGCGAAGCCAGTGTGCTCGAGCTGGCCCGGGGCCGCCCGCTGGAGGCCCTGAACCTGCTGGCCGAGGCCGAGGCTTATCTGCGCGACGTGCGCGAACGCCCCGAGGAAGCCCACTACCGCCACCGCCGCACCCTCTACCGCATTGCCGTGGCCTACTGGGTGCGGGCCAGCGGGCTGCCGTATCTACCCCCTTATATGGGGGGACAAAAAGCCCCCCAGAGCGAAAAAATTCTGCGTGAACTGCGTCAGGAGCTGCTCACCAAGAAGCTTCCCGGCGACCGCTACATCGCCTTAGGCATAGACATCGCCCTCAAGCTCTCCTTGCTGATGCCTGCCGACCAGGCCGAGGCCATGATGCAAGGCTGCTTAGAGCAGAGCGACCCCTACTTCCAGGCCCAGGCCCGCCTGGGCTACGCCGAAACGCTGGCCCGGCAGGAGAAGTGGGCCGAGGCCCTGGCCCAGGTGGTGCAGATTGGGGACTTGCAAGACCCCGGTGTACAGGGCTGGAAGCTGGGCCTGGAAACCCAGGCCCTGTTGGGCCTGGGGCAGGAGGAAGCCGCCTGGAAAAAGCTCCAGTCCTGCGCAGGGCTACCTGTCCCCTACCGCGCCCAGCTGGGCCGGGTGCTGGGGAAAATCTGGCCGCCCGAGGCGCTGCGTCAGCGGCTAAAAACCCAGTCGCCTCTGGCCCTCGACGACTGCCTGGCCTTGCATTTGAGCAAGTTCGCATAGAAAGCCCCGCAGGGCCGTGTTGAACGCCCTGGGGTTCTCCAGGTTGGCCAGATGACCGGCCTCGGGGATGATGAGCATGCGGCTGTCTGGTATCTGGGCGGCCATCAGCCGGGCCTCGGCAGGTGGGGTCAGGGTGTCCTCTTCGCCCACCAGCACCAGGGCCGGAACCGAGATACTGGAGAGCAACGGTACTGAATCGGTCCGGTAGGCTAGGGCCTCGAGGCTCTTGGCCACACGGCTGGGGTCGGCCTCGAGCTGGGCCTGCCGTACCCAGGCCACCAGCTCGGGGCGGCGGGCATGGGTGGTAGCCCCCAGGTGCCCCCCCA contains:
- a CDS encoding alpha/beta fold hydrolase yields the protein MSVPVVLLHAFPYSPAMWEAQLKLLEGHPVLLPDILGFESLEKAAAHVLVEMDARGWQKAVFVGLSMGGYLIFRLWNLEPERFAGMVLADTRATPDTPEGVRMRLEQAERVRKEGMPFFPQATLGGHLGATTHARRPELVAWVRQAQLEADPSRVAKSLEALAYRTDSVPLLSSISVPALVLVGEEDTLTPPAEARLMAAQIPDSRMLIIPEAGHLANLENPRAFNTALRGFLCELAQMQGQAVVEGQRRLGF
- a CDS encoding PEGA domain-containing protein — encoded protein: MSALLLWILGVLGVLILLWGLTRLQKGGLAWMGLGLLLGLAGLGGAWLHQQYGTSVFWGLGMLGVLLLVWALLNLRSRLAGWTATLAVLLALTGFGSIVLLNSSSPNLLTSGAISDPLSGFRTNPTAPTSSDTPGAAPVQPSEPSPTPASPETTSPAPGSSIPQPSPEPSPPPSEPSPALPAPTPPSPSAVTGSVRELEPTCPCLLNVQVKAPNPTVRILQGTTEIASSRLERSSFLLEAGDYTLQVEAPGYRTFSVLINVPRNQNLEVELAQ
- a CDS encoding fumarylacetoacetate hydrolase family protein, producing MKLVRFDAGQWGILEGELIHETDGPAGNPTGRHFDLGGVTLLAPATPSKIVCVGRNYLDHIREMGHDFGGDLPKEPGLFLKAPNALAHPANPARPEQSGDAVPYPSFTNLLHYEGELAVVIESRMKNVPESEALEHVLGYTCALDVTARDKQKTDLQWVRAKSADKFCPLGPWLVTSLDPQNTTLRTYINGELRQEAHTSLMIFPVAKILSYISSFMTLEPGDVVLTGTPEGVGELKPGDLVEVAIEGIGDLHTRIGH